A genomic window from Lotus japonicus ecotype B-129 chromosome 1, LjGifu_v1.2 includes:
- the LOC130729719 gene encoding squamosa promoter-binding-like protein 16, giving the protein MDWDWKEFAWDPSGLELAIGGLEGQKNEEATVDLRLGEGSDSVEKSAPDTPKDPEESKAMSSSPSGSSKRSRLHNGSLNMACSVDGCTSDLSDCREYHRRHRVCEKHSKTPVVLVGGKQQRFCQQCSRFHSLGEFDDVKRSCRKRLDGHNRRRRKPPPPSLFMAAEKFMYNYKGPRILHFGSPQAYANTIMRNMWPTPTKTEAESGYDHHRLLYRIDKHRQDKGHPDLWQENVPKAGIGSEAMHGTTISQPNLGAPNIAPSASGKGNRKLSSDGKPGSFDSGCALYLLSTLQSQSPELSLVQSSITCPAQSPSGSLDFGAVNEYSGLGKAKDKPPGPVFVLDANTTNLHCNGMLQTGPDGLVENEDSLTLPFVWE; this is encoded by the exons ATGGATTGGGACTGGAAAGAGTTTGCTTGGGATCCATCTGGGTTGGAGCTAGCTATTGGTGGCTTGGAAGGGCAAAAGAATGAAGAAGCTACAGTGGATTTGAGGCTTGGTGAGGGTTCTGATTCAGTGGAAAAATCAGCCCCAGATACACCAAAGGATCCAGAAGAATCAAAAGCTATGTCATCATCACCTTCTGGATCATCAAAACGATCCCGTCTGCATAATGGATCGCTGAATATGGCTTGCTCGGTTGATGGATGCACTTCTGACCTCAGTGATTGCAGAGAGTATCATCGGCGCCACAGGGTCTGCGAAAAGCATTCCAAAACCCCTGTTGTGTTGGTAGGGGGGAAGCAGCAGCGGTTCTGCCAGCAATGCAGCAG GTTTCACTCACTCGGGGAGTTTGATGATGTTAAAAGGAGTTGCAGGAAACGTCTTGATGGACATAACAGACGTAGGAGGAAGCCACCGCCCCCATCTCTTTTCATGGCTGCTGAGAAATTCATGTACAATTACAAAG GACCAAGAATCCTGCACTTTGGTAGCCCTCAGGCATATGCAAACACCATAATGAGAAACATGTGGCCTACCCCTACCAAAACGGAAGCTGAATCTGGTTATGATCATCACCGGCTTCTGTATCGAATCGACAAGCACAGACAGGATAAGGGACATCCTGATCTTTGGCAAGAAAATGTCCCAAAAGCTGGAATTGGTAGTGAAGCAATGCATGGAACTACCATCTCTCAGCCTAACCTTGGTGCTCCCAATATTGCCCCATCTGCAAGTGGAAAGGGCAATAGGAAGCTCTCTTCAGACGGCAAACCTGGATCTTTCGACTCAGGTTGTGCTCTCTATCTTCTGTCAACACTTCAATCACAAAGTCCAGAGTTGAGTTTGGTGCAGTCCAGCATCACCTGTCCAGCGCAGTCTCCTTCAGGATCTTTGGATTTCGGCGCCGTGAACGAGTACTCGGGCTTGGGTAAGGCGAAAGATAAGCCTCCTGGTCCAGTATTTGTTCTGGATGCAAACACAACCAACCTTCATTGCAATGGAATGCTGCAAACGGGGCCTGATGGATTGGTGGAAAATGAGGACTCACTCACCCTTCCTTTTGTCTGGGAGTAG